GAGAAGCGCTTGCCAGTATCAAATCAGTATCGAGACTGAGTATCAGTTCGAGGTCGATAGATGAAGACGTTGGCCGAGAGATGAGGTGGAGTGGGGAAAAAATAGTCTCTGACGGGCCTGTAGCAAGGACGCAGGGAACAGATATAGTCGCTGAAGATCTGTTCTTTAACGTTCCTGCCAGAAAGAAATTCCTTTCAAGCGATCAAGCAGAACTTAGAAAGATCACTGCTTTTATTCAAAGCCTGTCACTAGCTGTTCCTGACATAGCATTCTTGTTGAAAAGTAACGGAAAAGATGTCCTTTCATATCCAGTTTCAACGATGGACGAAAGGGTGGAAGTGATTTTTGGGGCGGGAACATTCCCAAACCTTAAAAGATTTGACGATGACGATGGCCGGATCAGAATCCATGGCTATACTTCGATGCCGGGACTTACCCGGGGAAACAGAACGATGCAATTCCTGTTCGTAAACGGACGCATTATAAAAGACAGGACCGTAAGCCACGCAATAAGACAGGCATATCAGTCCATAATACCGTCTGACCGGTTTCCGCTGACAGCCTTGTTTATCGAGATACCTCCAGACAGAATAGATGTAAACGTTCATCCTTCAAAAGCAGAGATACGTTTTGATAACGAAAGGGATATTCATAGCAGGATATCTTCCGTTCTAAGAGAGACTGTGGGTGGGAAGACGGTATCTTTTAGAGACAAAGTGGAATCGGTTTACAGAACAATATTCCCCGGAGGGGAGAACGGGGGAAAAAGGGGAGCTGAAAAATCCAACGGCGAGGATTATTCGCAACAACAACACGATATGGGACTAGAATCGTCAGAGCATCGTTCTGACTGGCTTTTCCAGAAATCACCCCAACCTCTTTTTGATGAATCAGGTGGAGACGACAACGCATCAGGTACCGGAAGATTATACTGGCAACTACATCAGAGCTTCATATTCATCCAGATAAGAGGCGGAATGGTGATAATCGATCAACACGCAGCACATGAAAGAATACTTTACGACAAGATGAAGAAAAATATTTCGGGCGAAAAATCTGCAGTACAGGCCTTACTGTTTCCTGCAACGCTAGAACTATCTGCCGAGGAATATGATAATTATGAGGGGCTTGCCGACACTCTTCCTCCCATAGGATTTGAGGTAGAACCATTTGGAGCCAGATCGGTGATCGTGCGCGGGATACCGGCTGGTGTGCGGAACTGGAATGACGGCAGACTTCTCCAGGACATACTTTCAGAAAAAGGAATTGGAAAGAGCAGTCATGAGATGTTGATGAAATCCTACGCGTGCAAGGCATCTGTAAAAGCCGGAGACAAATTGTCAGTTGAAGAGATGGAATCCCTCACAGACCAACTGTTCGCCACAGAATTCCCATTCACTTGCCCTCACGGCAGGCCTACCATGTTGCGGGTAGATGTGGCTGATCTTGAAAGAAGATTTCTGAGGACGGTAAAAGGGGAAAACTAATGAATCCTCTCGTAATCGTCGGCCCAACTGCTTCCGGGAAAAGTGCTCTGGCATTGAATATTGCTATCCGTACGGGAGGGGAGATAGTTTCCATAGACTCCAGGCAGGTCTATCGGGGCCTTGATATCGGCACAGCAAAACCTTCACAACATGATCGTGAACTCGTGCCTCATCATCTTCTTGATATTATAGGACCTGAAAGGAAAACAGACGCGAGATGGTTTTCCAGGATTGCTTCTGAAGCAGTCCGGGATGTACTGTCCCGATCAAAACTCCCAATATTGACCGGTGGATCGGGTCTATATCTCAAAGCAATTCTCGAAGGTCTTTTCAGCATCGATCTAGATGAGGATATGAGGTCCGCATTTGCGAAATCAATAATTGAGACCTCTACTTGCGAACTCCTCAAAGAATTACGAAAAGTGGACAAGGAAAGCGCAGAGAGGATCCATCCCAATGACAGATATCGGCTAACCAGAGCATTGGAAGTTTACAGTCTCACGGGGCTATCATTAAGTGATCATTTTGCTCGACAGAAGGAATCCGAAGGGGGAGGGCTTGATATGATCTGCCTTAAGACTGGCATAGATATTACCAGGAAAGAATTAAGAAAACGGATAGCTGAAAGAACTCTATTGATGTTCGACGATGGCTGGCCGGAAGAAGTCAGGTCTCTTTTGTCACAAGGAGCCGATCCGGAGTGGTACGGGATGAAGACTCTTGGCTATCCAGAGGTCATATCTTACGTAAATGGGGAATCTTCCAGGCAGGAAACGATCGACAAAATCGTGCTGAAAACGTCACAATATGCAAAAAGACAGATGACATGGTTCAGGAGTGACAAAGATATAAGATGGATCAATGGAGATGTTCGGAAGCAAAGTGAACTGGTGTTCAAGATGCTTGACACGAAGGAGTTCAACTGATAATTTCAACTTCAGACGAAATCAATGCGGGCATAACTCAGCTGGTAGAGTATCAGCTTCCCAAGCTGAAGGTCGCGGGTTCAATTCCCGTTGCCCGCTCATCTTTCAGATCCCCGCGGAATCGGACTCTGCGGGGATTTTTCAGGTAGGCTATGACGTTAAAGATAAAAAGTATATCGGGCAACAAAGGATTCTTTCGGGAAGAAGACGAGATAGTCTCGATCGATGATGTTATGGTATGTGATCAGCTGGATATCCTGTTTCTTTCCGCTGGCGAAGGCGCAGCGCAATTCACCGTTCGTCGAAAGAACGGGAAGGTAGTATCAAGAAGGATAAAATATTCCACATTAGAAAAGGCAATGCCTGTATTCGAGGAAATGGAGTTTAAAAGCTGCAGGAGTCGTTGTGTTTTCTGCTTTGTCGATCAGATGCCACCAGGGATGAGGAGATCACTGTATCTCAAGGATGACGACTACCGGTTGAGCTTTCTTTTTGGTAATTATGTTACAATGAACGACATCAAAGATTCCGAACTTGACAGGATAATTAAGTACAATCTTTCCCCGCTATACGTGTCCATACATGCTACGGACAGGAAAACCCGAAAAACCCTTTTTGGGAGGCCCATAAAGAGAGACATTCTTTCAGATCTACGGTTCCTGGCTGAAAAGGGTATCACGTACCATGCCCAGATCGTGCTTGTTAACAATTTAAACACGGGAAGAATCCTTGATCGCACCGTAAGGGATATCGCATCCTTAAGACCTTCTTGCAGATCTCTCGCTATTGTACCCGTAGGCCTTACGAAGCATCGCCGAGGCTTGAGCAAGATAAGAGGCTTTTCAAAGGCGGAAGCCAGAAAAATAGTAGATTGGGCTGAACAGGCTCGGGTAAAGTATTCTACTTCACTCTATCCTGATACATTTATACATCTTTCCGACGAGTTCTACCTTCTCGCCGGGAAAGTCCTTCCAGCTACCGAGGATTATGGTGATTACGAGCAACTGTCAAATGGAGTCGGGATGTGCAGGGATTTCATCGATGAGACAATCGAAGATATAGAAGGATTAGCCTTTTCCGGCATAAAAAGATTCGAGATGACTGTTGTTACCGGAAGGCTTGGTTCGATCTTCCTGAAAAAATATATTATCCCGATCTTGAAGAAGAAAATACCTGGCGCCGACATTGAAATCCTTACAGCTTCAAACATGACCTTTGGCAGCAAAGTCACCGTATCAGGGCTTCTGGCAGGGAGGGATATCATAAATGTGCTGGCCTCCAGCAAACAGCGAGGATGTGTAGTCATGCCTCCAAATAGCGTAAATCACGATGGAGTCTTTCTGGACGATATCACGCCTGGAGAAATAGAAGATATTTCTGGAAGAAAAGTGATTGTACCCGAGAGATCGTTTCTCGAAGAAAGTGTCATAATCCAGTGTGAACGGAGGAACGGTCGATGAAAAAATATTCTACAGTGGCGATTATAGGGAAGATTAACTCTGGCAAATCGACACTCTTCAACAGAATTACCAAAACCCGAAAGGCGATAACTCATGAAACACCCGGTGTGACGAGAGACAGAATAGAGGAAGTCGCCTCATGGAACGGTGTTAGTTTTAATCTCATCGACACGGGTGGTTTCAGCCTAAGTGGAGAAGACCATCTACAGCCTCTAATAACGGAGAGAATAAAAAGAACGGCCGATGAAGCCGAACTGATTATTTTCCTGGTGGATGTTGATACGGGGGTAACGTCCGAAGATCAAAACCTACTTAAGACATTCAGGACGTTCAGGGATAGAATGATCCTGGTCGTTAACAAAGTCGAAAACAAACAGGACCACATCGATGCGAACGAATTTTATGGAATAGGCCTCGGCGACATTTTTATGGTAAGCGCGTTGCATGGTACTGGTGTTGCCGATCTTCTTGATGAAGTAGTATCACGGTTGCCAAAAAAACCAGCCGACAAGCCGGAGGAGGAAGATTTAAGAATCGCAATAATCGGCAAGCCGAATGTGGGTAAGAGTTCCCTTGTTAATGCTCTTCTTGGTGAGGACAGACATATAGTTTCCGAAGAACCAGGCACAACAAGAGACACGATCAATATAAGGATAAAATATCATGGTAAAGATATCGTTCTTGTCGATACGGCAGGAGTAAAAAGAAAGGCTAGAACGGAGAGGGGCCTGGATTCCATAAGTAGCTTGAAAAGCATCCAGTCGGTCACGGATGCTGATATCGTGCTGGTCATGATTGATGGATCCGAACCCGAAATATCACGTCAGGATACCAGAATAGCCGCGTTACCTCACAAATCCGGAAAAGGTGTCATTATCCTGATAAATAAGTGGGATTTGGTAGAGAAGGACGAAAAGACTGCCGGCAAATTCACTCAGAGGGTCAGGGATGAGTTCCAATTTATCAATTATGCTCCGGTGCTGACTATATCCGCAAAAGATAGTACGAGACTGACAAAGATATTTCCACTCTGTTTTTCCATCCAGGAAGCAAGAAGAAAACAGATCGGGACTTCAGAATTGAACAGGTCTATCGAAGAAGCTGTCAAAGCAAAGGCGCCGGGTTTCTTTAAAACAGGGACAGGGAAAATCTATTACTCGACCCAAACAGGCATAGAGCCTCCTACCTTCACCCTTTTTGTCAACAAAACGACCTATTTCCCTCGTTCATATATCCGTTATATCAATAACAAGATAAGAAAAAGGTTTACCTTTGAGGGAACAAAGGTTAAGCTGTTTCTGCGTTCAAAGGAGAAATAAAAATGGAATTGGTGATCAGATTCATCCTGATCCTTGTTCCATGCTATCTCCTTGGATCGATACCCTCAAGCTATATCATGGGAAAGTTGCTCAGGGGGATCGACCTGAGGCAGCATGGCAGCGGGAATCTTGGGGCAGCAAATACTTTCAGAGTACTTGGCGCGAAAGCAGCAGTGCCGGTCCTTCTGTTTGATATCGGGAAAGGATTCCTTGCTGTAAAACTCGTAAGCATGTTCGGTATCGGCGGAATCCTTCAGGTACTTGTCGGCGTCCTTGTAGTGATCCTTGGGCATAACTATTCCATTTTCGTCAAGTTTTCGGGAGGTAAGGGCGTAGGAACTACTGCGGGGGCTTTTCTCGCCATGGCGCCGGTCGCTGTTGGTATCTGCTTTCTGATCTGGGCTCTGATCCTGCTTATATTCAGAATTGTTTCCGTTGCCAGCATGATCTCGGCACTGTTTCTTCCAGTGATAATCCTTATCGTAAACCATTTTCTGGAAAGCAGGACTCACAGCTACATAGTAATCATGTCCGTAGTAATGGCAGCATTGGTTGTCTACAAGCATAGAAGCAATCTGAGACGTCTGTCAAATGGCACTGAACCAAGGATATTCTAGGTTGGGGACTTCTCATGAACAAAAAGAATAAATACGGGTCAGAGAGAGTTGCTGTCATAGGAGCTGGAAGCTGGGGTACGACTCTCGCGCTTCTTCTTGCAGGAAAGGGATGCGAAATCAACCTATGGGAGTTCTTTCCGGATCAGGCTCGTGCCCTTATAAGGGACAGGGAAAACAGGAAGTTTCTGCCTGGTGTCAAGATACCGGATAATGTACACATCACATCGGACCTTGAGATAGCTCTGGCTGGCGCCTCACGAATATTGTTCGTTACTCCAAGTCATACTATGCGTCAAGTCGCAGGGCAGGTAGCGAGTACTTCCGGTTTCCACAAAAAGATGATAGCGATCAACGCATCCAAAGGCCTCGAAGAAAAAACTCTATGCAGAATGAGTGAAGTCCTGTCTCAGGAACTTAAACTCCCCTCAAGGCGGATAGTAGGCCTCCTCGGTCCCAGTCATGCAGAGGAAGTAAGCAGGAAAATGCCAACATCCATCGTTGTTGCAGGACCTGATATCACGATTCTTGAGGATATTCAGGACCTGTTCATGACTGATTATTTTAGAGTATATACAAACAAAGATCTTATAGGTGTGGAACTGGGTGTATCTCTAAAAAATACAATCGCCATAGCTGCTGGGATCTGTGACGGTCTTGGCTTTGGAGATAACACAAAAGCGGCGCTCCTGACCAGGGGATTGGCTGAGACCAAGCGGTTGGCTTGTAAACTTGGAGCGAGAGATGGCACGTTGAGCGGGCTGGCAGGGGTCGGCGACATGATAGTGACCTGCATGAGCCGTCACAGTAGAAACAGATATGTCGGCGAAGAGATCGGTAAGGGCAGGTCCCTGAATGATATTCTTGAGGAAATGGTAATGGTGGCCGAGGGTGTCAAGACGACCAGAGCTGCAGTTATGCTGTCCAAAAGAGCGCATGTTGAACTTCCGATCACTGAACAGGTTCACAAGGTCCTGTTCCGCCGTAAAGATCCCAGAAGAGCTATCAGGGACCTTATGATAAGAAAAGCAAGGAACGAGATGTACAGATGATCCAGACACTCCGGATGGAAGCCACTTGACAAGGTGAATCAGATGAAACAAAAGTCCCAGAAACTTTATTACTCGATAGGGGAAGTAAGTGAACTTATGGGGGTCAAACCCCATGTCCTCAGATACTGGGAGACCCAGTTCCCCGTGTTGAAGCCCAGAAAAAACAGGGCTGGAAACAGGACTTACAGGATTCGGGACATAAAGTATATACTTTCCATTAAAAAATTGCTGTATGGGAAGGGATATACTATATCCGGAGCAAGGCAGATGCTCAGGGAATCCAGTAATAATCCGGACATCCTTATTGAACAATTGAGCATCCCGTTTGCCGAACCGGGAAAATTCGAGGTCGTTCTGTCCCTCAAGCAGGATCTGCTCGAACTTAAAGAGCTCGTCAAAAGCCTGTAATTCTTTTGCAGGCCATTGGCTTTCCCCGTTCAGGGACAGTCATGAATTTTAAGCTTGTTTTTTCTTGCGTCAGAGGTTTATTTTATCACCTGTCGGGGCGTGGCGCAGTCCGGTAGCGCACTTGCATGGGGGGCAAGTGGTCGCTGGTTCGAATCCAGTCGCCCCGACCAGCTTTTTTACCTCTCCGCAAACAGGACAGAAAATGTTTCTTGATGATTTCGGGGTCATAATTCCCGCATACAATGAACAAGATCATATCGCGGACGTGATCCTTTCCCTTAAGAATATATTTCCTCCCGGGAATATCGTCATAATCGACGATGGGTCGAAAGACGGTACCGCAACAACCGCACAATCGACCGGGGCAGTTGTTATAACACATCCTGAAAACAGGGGGAAAGGTGCCGCACTCAGGTCAGGGTTCGAATATTTTACCAAAATGACTGACATAAGGGGAGTTTTCACATTGGACGCGGACGGCCAGCACGATCCATCGGAGATCTCAGGATTTGTAGACATGTTTAACGAGACCGGGGCTGATATCCTTATTGGAAACAGAATGAAATCTACCAGGAACATGCCCCTTGTAAGAAAACTCACAAACAGATTCACTTCAATGGTGATCAGCCAGAGAGTAGGATGCAGGATCGAAGACAGCCAGTCAGGTTACCGCCTTATAAAAAATTCTCTTATTGCAAGTATAGATCTTGTCACAGAACATTTTGAGACTGAAAGTGAAATTCTGATCAAGGCTGGCAGCAAGGGTGCGATAATAGGTTCTGTTCCTGTCAGTACGATATACGCTACAGAAGAAAGCAAGATTAATCCCTTGCGCGACACGATCCGGTTTTTCAAGCTGGTCATCAAGAGTTATTTCTGGTAGTCTCCGTTCTCCTCGCAATAATTGCAGGAGGATCTAAGATCTACAGAACCAGCGGAGAAGATGATTGAAGAAAAAACCAATAATACTTGTCACAAACGACGATGGTATACGTGCGGAAGGCATTAAAGCTCTTGCTGCTGGAATAGCTCATCTTGGCAAGGTCATCATCGTCGCTCCGGAAAATGAACAGAGCGCAACAAGTCATGCTATTACCCTGGATAGACCTCTCAGGATAAAAAAATACAGTGATGACAGATACGGCGTCTCGGGCACTCCTGCTGATTGTTTGCTGATGGCTGTCCAGGGAATCCTGGGTGAAAAACCCGATATTGTCGTCTCAGGAATAAATCATGGTCCGAATCTTGGTGAGGATGTGATGTACTCTGGAACAGTCGCTGCAGCAATTGAGGGATACCTCATGGGAATATCCTCGATAGCATTCTCCATTACGTCATGGGATCCTGTTTCTTTCGATGCTGCTTCTTTAATTTCATCAAGACTTACATCAAAAATGCTTGAGGGTATGAATGAGAATGTTCTTCTGTGGAACGTAAATATCCCTGCAATACCTATGAATGAGATCGGTGGCCTCAGGGTAGCCAGGCTGGGATCACGAGTATACAATGATGCTGTCATCAAACAAACTGACCCGAGAGGCAAGGAATGTTACTGGATCGGTGGGGGAGAACCGGGCTGGAAGAAAGAGAAAGATTCTGATTTCTGCGCCATAACCGAAGGATATGTATCTCTGACACCCCTCATGGTGGATATGACTGACAGAAAAAGGATGAGTGATCTTGACAAATGGGATCTGGATTTGAGCCCGAAGTAGATTACAGCATAGCGCGAAAGCGGATGGTAAGAGATCAACTTTCAGCGCGAGGGATCGAGAATGACAGACTTCTTCAGGCTTTCATGGAGGTGCCGAGACACCTCTTTCTCGATCCTGCAACTGGAGCAAGAGCTTACGACGATTGTTCATTCCCAATCGGATATTCACAGACGATTTCCCAACCCTACACGCAGGCTATGATGATGCAGTATCTGCAGATATCTTCGAGCGACAGGATTCTTGAAGTTGGTACAGGCAGTGGTTACCAGACAGCCATACTTTCTCTGCTTGGCCGGGAAGTCTTCTCCGTCGAAAGAATCGCACCACTATCAAGAAATGCGGGTGAAGTCCTTTCACGTATAAGAACAGGCAGGATCAGGCTGAAGATCACCGATGGTTCGGACGGATGGGAATTCTACGCGCCCTACGACAAAATCATTGTATCCGCTGCTATGCGTGAAAAACCTGTCAGTTTAATTGATCAGTTGGGCGTTGAAGGCATGCTGATTGCTCCAGTCGCTAAGGAACACGAGCATCTTGTCTTATACAGTTGGGTGGAAGGAAAGATCAAAGAACAAGTACTTTCAAGATGCGCCTTCGTACCTCTTCTGAAGGGAACCGAATAGTGACTTATCCTATCTTCGCTCTGATCCAGGGGATGTCTCCGAAACTGCTGACTTTCCTTATAGCCGCCCTTCCGATATCCGAACTTAGGGGAGCGATACCTTATGCCCTGTCAAGCGGTGGACTAGGCTGGAAAGAAGCCTATTTCTACGCTGTGATGGGCAATTTCCTTCCCGTCATCCCGATACTTCTTTTCCTTGAAAGGGTATCCAACTGGCTTAGAAGATATCCAATATGGGACCGCTTTTTCGAATGGTTTTTCAAAAGGACGCGCAAAAAGGGACAGATGATATCAAGATTCGAGACTATAGGGCTGATTCTTTTTGTCGCGATACCTCTGCCTGTCACAGGGGCATGGACCGGGTGCGCGGCCGCTTTTTTATTCAAGGTGCCTCTTAAGCTTGCGATCCCGGCTGTTGCAGCAGGTATTCTTATTGCGGGAGCGATTGTCACGCTTGCATTTATGGGTGTTATCTCGTTCTGGGGAATTGCTTCAGGCTGAATGATTATATATTTCGTTGATTTAGTATACCGATTTTATTTGAGTTATTGAATGTGAATTGCTATTTTACCGTGTGAAATCGGGGCGTAGCGCAGTTCGGTAGCGCGCCTGCTTCGGGAGTAGGAAGTCGCTGGTTCAAATCCAGTCGCCCCGACCACTTTTTAATGATGCTTACTTATCAGACAAGAACTGTTCGAGTTTTAGTGGCGTGCGGTGTGATCACGCTGGCAGTCTCGTGTTCACCATCTCCCAAATACATGGGAAAAAAGAACGAGAGTGATCGGAAACCTGTATCTACTACATCCAGCAGACTGCCGGAAAAAAAGAAACTTTTTTCCCCTGGATATCCTATAACGGATTTAAATCTTTCCATGATAACCAGTCTTTATGGCGCCAGAAAGCATCCGCGACTCCATACCATGGAATTCCACACAGGTATTGACATAGACACAAAGTTGGGTGAACCTGTCCTTTCTGTGGCTGAAGGGGTAATAATATTCTCTGGAAAACAGGGTGGATATGGTAATGTGATTATTGTAGAACATTCAGAAAGGTTCTGCACGGTGTATGCACACCTCTCGCTCATGTTAGTAAAGAAAGGTGAGATAGTGCGCAGGGGGGAGGCAATAGGCAAAGTCGGAGTGACAGGGAATTCTACAGGTTCGCACCTTCATTTCGAAGTGAGAGTCGGTGGGAAAACTGTCAATCCGTTGGACTTCCTCAATATCGTTAAATAATCTCGGACAGGAAGTAATATGACAGCAAGTAGAAATAGTTCAAGTATAGACAGTAAATATTTCGAGGATGTAGGTCGCTATCCGCTTCTCTCCAGGGTCGAGGAAATCGAACTTGCCAGGAAGGCAAGAGATGGGAACGAGGAAGCCAGAAAGACACTTATTCTCAGCAATCTCAAGCTCGTCATTACGATTGCAAAATCATATTCTTCCTACGGTGTGCCATTTCTTGATCTGATTGAGGAAGGAAACCTTGGGCTCATAAAGGCCGTCAGTCGCTTCGATCCGGAAAAAGGGTTCCGATTCTCAACATATTCATCCTGGTGGATCAAACAGTCGATTGTAAGAGCTATTTCAAACTTTTCAAGGACCATCCGGATCCCTATCCATGTATTTCAGCTGATGAAAAAATATATTGCGATGGATAACTCTACCGAAAATCTGAGCCAGACGGAAAAAGCAGGGGTGCTTGGTATTTCCAACAAGAAACTTCGTATGATTGAGAACTTGGTCATGAATATCAAAGCGCTGGATGTATCGAATAGCGTCGATTCATACAATGAACTCACTACAAATATCGACCCGCCAGACGATACCGATGTTGAAAAGATAATCCTTCAGCAGATCGAACATGAGGAATTGGCAAGGCTGCTCGACAGGTTATCCGAGAGAGAAAAACTTATCCTCAAGATCCGGTATGGATTTAATGATGGAGTCACTCACACACTGGCGGAAACCGGTCTGGTTATTAAGGTGTCCAGAGAAAGGGTCAGGCAGCTTGAAGTCAGGGCATTGAGAAAACTTCGTTGCCTTCTCGAGGCCCAGGATCCAGCAGAAGAGAATCTCTGCCTATGAAAAGGATAACATGCTTGATGATATATTAAAACGAATCAGGGAGATTCCTGATTTTCCAAGAAAGGGCATTCTTTTTCGTGATATCACACCAGCGCTTCTTGATCCCTT
This genomic interval from Candidatus Latescibacterota bacterium contains the following:
- a CDS encoding M23 family metallopeptidase, with translation MGKKNESDRKPVSTTSSRLPEKKKLFSPGYPITDLNLSMITSLYGARKHPRLHTMEFHTGIDIDTKLGEPVLSVAEGVIIFSGKQGGYGNVIIVEHSERFCTVYAHLSLMLVKKGEIVRRGEAIGKVGVTGNSTGSHLHFEVRVGGKTVNPLDFLNIVK
- a CDS encoding RNA polymerase sigma factor RpoD/SigA, whose translation is MTASRNSSSIDSKYFEDVGRYPLLSRVEEIELARKARDGNEEARKTLILSNLKLVITIAKSYSSYGVPFLDLIEEGNLGLIKAVSRFDPEKGFRFSTYSSWWIKQSIVRAISNFSRTIRIPIHVFQLMKKYIAMDNSTENLSQTEKAGVLGISNKKLRMIENLVMNIKALDVSNSVDSYNELTTNIDPPDDTDVEKIILQQIEHEELARLLDRLSEREKLILKIRYGFNDGVTHTLAETGLVIKVSRERVRQLEVRALRKLRCLLEAQDPAEENLCL